One region of Primulina tabacum isolate GXHZ01 chromosome 1, ASM2559414v2, whole genome shotgun sequence genomic DNA includes:
- the LOC142554746 gene encoding WRKY transcription factor 1-like isoform X1: MPSSCVRETLSSSDQQGFSCSMKFEKVEKLQPRRNPDAGVRVSQSEAESTPSKASDKILDDGYSWRKYGQKLVKGDQYIRSYYKCTHPNCIAKKQVERSHGGVKTDINYLGEHKHPEARHSPQVASSSEVRVQEMPIAMPTSEADAGSIITRGEACQHSPPPETSTPLTVVRNGDSVTGVASPSNVESDDKACCPDSKRQKILTSADGNFLSKPNNESRHVQTLSVVDIVNDGYRWRKYGQKLVKGNPNPSFLSFRSYYRCSNAGCPVKKHVERASHDPHLVITTYEGQHDHDIPLSRTVNRSTAEKDSAMSKAKVESTLKIKREQVCWS; this comes from the exons ATGCCTAGTTCGTGTGTTAGGGAAACTTTATCATCATCAGATCAACAGGGTTTTTCATGTTCTATGAAATTTGAGAAAGTAGAGAAATTGCAGCCAAGGCGAAACCCTGATGCTGGGGTTCGAGTGTCCCAGTCTGAGGCAGAAAGCACTCCCTCTAAAGCAAGTGATAAAATATTGGATGATGGCTATAGCTGGAGAAAATATGGGCAGAAGCTTGTTAAAGGAGACCAATATATTCGAAGCTATTACAAATGTACCCATCCCAATTGCATTGCAAAGAAACAAGTGGAGAGATCACATGGTGGAGTCAAAACGGATATTAATTATCTTGGGGAACATAAACATCCTGAAGCACGACATAGTCCCCAAGTTGCCTCCAGTTCTGAAGTAAGAGTACAGGAGATGCCTATTGCAATGCCTACATCAGAAG CTGATGCTGGGTCAATTATTACTCGTGGTGAAGCATGTCAACACAGCCCACCACCTGAAACCTCAACGCCATTGACGGTTGTGAGAAATGGTGATAGTGTGACAGGTGTAGCTTCGCCTTCAAATGTTGAAAGCGATGACAAGGCTTGTTGTCCTGACTCTAAACGGCA GAAGATATTAACTTCTGCTGATGGCAATTTCCTTAGTAAACCTAATAATGAATCACGGCATGTTCAAACTTTGAGTGTGGTTGACATAGTAAATGATGGCTACCGCTGGCGAAAATACGGACAGAAATTGGTGAAGGGAAATCCTAATCCAAG TTTTCTGTCATTTAGGAGTTATTACCGGTGTTCAAATGCTGGTTGCCCAGTCAAGAAACATGTGGAAAGAGCATCCCACGATCCACATCTCGTTATTACAACATATGAAGGACAACACGATCATGACATTCCCCTGTCCAGGACTGTGAACCGAAGTACAGCTGAGAAAGATTCTGCTATGTCAAAAGCTAAAGTTGAGTCGACTCTCAAAATTAAGAGAGAACAAGTTTGTTGGTCTTGA
- the LOC142554746 gene encoding WRKY transcription factor 1-like isoform X2, whose product MPSSCVRETLSSSDQQGFSCSMKFEKVEKLQPRRNPDAGVRVSQSEAESTPSKASDKILDDGYSWRKYGQKLVKGDQYIRSYYKCTHPNCIAKKQVERSHGGVKTDINYLGEHKHPEARHSPQVASSSEVRVQEMPIAMPTSEADAGSIITRGEACQHSPPPETSTPLTVVRNGDSVTGVASPSNVESDDKACCPDSKRQKILTSADGNFLSKPNNESRHVQTLSVVDIVNDGYRWRKYGQKLVKGNPNPRSYYRCSNAGCPVKKHVERASHDPHLVITTYEGQHDHDIPLSRTVNRSTAEKDSAMSKAKVESTLKIKREQVCWS is encoded by the exons ATGCCTAGTTCGTGTGTTAGGGAAACTTTATCATCATCAGATCAACAGGGTTTTTCATGTTCTATGAAATTTGAGAAAGTAGAGAAATTGCAGCCAAGGCGAAACCCTGATGCTGGGGTTCGAGTGTCCCAGTCTGAGGCAGAAAGCACTCCCTCTAAAGCAAGTGATAAAATATTGGATGATGGCTATAGCTGGAGAAAATATGGGCAGAAGCTTGTTAAAGGAGACCAATATATTCGAAGCTATTACAAATGTACCCATCCCAATTGCATTGCAAAGAAACAAGTGGAGAGATCACATGGTGGAGTCAAAACGGATATTAATTATCTTGGGGAACATAAACATCCTGAAGCACGACATAGTCCCCAAGTTGCCTCCAGTTCTGAAGTAAGAGTACAGGAGATGCCTATTGCAATGCCTACATCAGAAG CTGATGCTGGGTCAATTATTACTCGTGGTGAAGCATGTCAACACAGCCCACCACCTGAAACCTCAACGCCATTGACGGTTGTGAGAAATGGTGATAGTGTGACAGGTGTAGCTTCGCCTTCAAATGTTGAAAGCGATGACAAGGCTTGTTGTCCTGACTCTAAACGGCA GAAGATATTAACTTCTGCTGATGGCAATTTCCTTAGTAAACCTAATAATGAATCACGGCATGTTCAAACTTTGAGTGTGGTTGACATAGTAAATGATGGCTACCGCTGGCGAAAATACGGACAGAAATTGGTGAAGGGAAATCCTAATCCAAG GAGTTATTACCGGTGTTCAAATGCTGGTTGCCCAGTCAAGAAACATGTGGAAAGAGCATCCCACGATCCACATCTCGTTATTACAACATATGAAGGACAACACGATCATGACATTCCCCTGTCCAGGACTGTGAACCGAAGTACAGCTGAGAAAGATTCTGCTATGTCAAAAGCTAAAGTTGAGTCGACTCTCAAAATTAAGAGAGAACAAGTTTGTTGGTCTTGA
- the LOC142554774 gene encoding scarecrow-like protein 21: MQDFEPRRIKSNSSNAPCHQPVRYLESSYSLPLTFQSLDHQSSYNNNAHNKKYSHSSIQNSQYRYCTLEPSSLSFKKDPTMFNSPSDISLPHQESQSYLRHSPETNYGSPSSVSCITEDANNFRNKLKELETVMLGPDIETYDDYMVLGSMASAEILDSLRQMMETIPKKDLKQLLIACAKAISNNDLLTAQWLVSELRQLVSVSGEPMQRLGAYVLEGLVAKLSSSGSSIYKSLICKEPASFELLSYMHILFEICPYFKFGYMSANGAIAEAMKNEDRIHIIDFQICQGSQWISLIRAFASRPGGPPHIRITGIDDLTSAYARGGGLNIVGRRLSKLAKTFKVPFEFHGAAISDCDVNLKNFGIRPNEALAVNFAFMLHRMPDESVNTENHRDRILKMVKGLNPQVVTLVEQEFNTNTAAFYPRFLEALGYYTAMFESIDVTLPREHKARINVEQHCLARDVVNIMACEGTERVERHELLGKWRSRFSMAGFSPYPLSSLVNATIKTLLQNYCNKYRLEERDGALYLGWMDRDLIASCAWK; this comes from the coding sequence ATGCAAGATTTTGAACCTCGTAGGATCAAATCTAACAGTTCCAATGCTCCATGTCATCAACCTGTTCGGTATCTAGAGTCCTCTTACTCTCTTCCACTGACTTTTCAATCTTTGGACCACCAGTCGAGCTACAATAATAATGCTCATAACAAAAAATATAGCCATTCCTCCATTCAGAATTCTCAATACCGGTATTGCACACTCGAGCCATCCTCATTAAGTTTCAAAAAAGACCCTACTATGTTCAATTCCCCAAGTGATATTTCTTTGCCCCACCAAGAATCTCAATCATACCTTCGGCACTCTCCTGAAACTAATTATGGCTCACCTTCCAGTGTTTCTTGCATTACTGAAGATGCGAATAACTTTAGGAACAAGTTGAAAGAGCTTGAGACTGTGATGCTTGGACCAGATATTGAGACTTATGATGATTATATGGTGTTGGGCAGCATGGCTTCAGCAGAGATTCTTGATAGCCTGAGACAAATGATGGAGACCATACCTAAGAAGGACTTGAAGCAGCTACTCATTGCCTGTGCAAAAGCGATATCAAATAATGATTTACTAACGGCACAATGGCTCGTGTCGGAGTTACGTCAGCTGGTATCAGTTTCTGGTGAACCGATGCAGCGTTTAGGAGCCTACGTGTTAGAAGGACTTGTGGCGAAGCTGAGTTCTTCTGGAAGTTCCATTTACAAATCTTTGATATGCAAAGAACCTGCTAGTTTCGAACTACTCTCTTATATGCACATACTTTTTGAAATTTGCCCCTACTTCAAATTCGGATACATGTCAGCTAATGGTGCCATTGCAGAAGCCATGAAAAATGAGGATAGGATTCACATTATTGATTTCCAGATCTGTCAAGGGAGCCAATGGATTTCTCTAATCAGGGCTTTTGCATCCCGGCCAGGAGGGCCACCTCATATTCGAATAACGGGTATTGACGATTTGACTTCCGCATATGCTCGTGGGGGAGGACTAAACATAGTGGGAAGGAGGCTATCCAAGCTAGCCAAGACATTCAAAGTTCCTTTCGAATTCCACGGTGCAGCCATATCTGACTGTGACGTTAACCTCAAAAATTTTGGAATCCGTCCCAATGAGGCCTTAGCGGTTAACTTTGCTTTCATGTTACACCGGATGCCAGACGAAAGTGTCAACACGGAAAACCATCGAGACCGAATCCTGAAGATGGTGAAAGGCTTGAATCCGCAGGTGGTGACACTAGTTGAGCAAGAATTCAACACGAACACTGCTGCATTTTACCCTCGATTTCTAGAAGCATTGGGTTACTACACTGCTATGTTCGAATCAATCGATGTGACACTTCCAAGGGAACATAAAGCACGAATCAACGTGGAGCAACATTGTTTGGCTAGAGATGTAGTTAATATTATGGCATGCGAGGGAACAGAAAGGGTCGAAAGGCACGAACTTCTAGGAAAGTGGCGATCCCGGTTCAGTATGGCTGGTTTTAGTCCGTATCCTTTGAGTTCTCTGGTAAATGCTACGATCAAAACATTGCTTCAAAACTACTGCAATAAGTATAGGCTTGAAGAAAGGGATGGAGCTCTGTATCTTGGTTGGATGGACAGAGATTTGATAGCTTCTTGTGCCTGGAAGTGA
- the LOC142554781 gene encoding uncharacterized protein LOC142554781 encodes MGKDKEKPPEPLDFFIWTVEDVGLWLEEIHLGSYRQIFKENGVNGEYLEGMSMFTTEQILRFIRKCHMKWGDFITLCKELRRIKVACLKGEQKVHRPWWAPSCLSVVFVKSAKRNRQSRVVSLKLEP; translated from the exons ATGGGTAAGGATAAAGAGAAGCCGCCGGAGCCTCTTGATTTCTTCATCTGGACTGTTGAG GATGTCGGATTGTGGCTGGAAGAGATACATCTCGGTAGCTATcgccaaattttcaaagaaaatgGGGTCAATGGAGAATATTTGGAAGGTATGTCGATGTTTACAACTGAACAGATACTCCGGTTCATAAGGAAGTGCCACATGAAATGGGGAGACTTCATAACCTTGTGCAAGGAGCTGAGAAGAATAAAAG TGGCTTGCTTGAAAGGGGAGCAAAAGGTACACCGGCCGTGGTGGGCACCATCTTGTCTTTCTGTAGTTTTCGTTAAGTCTGCAAAACGTAACAGGCAGTCACGGGTTGTTTCATTGAAACTGGAACCTTGA